Proteins encoded together in one Hevea brasiliensis isolate MT/VB/25A 57/8 chromosome 16, ASM3005281v1, whole genome shotgun sequence window:
- the LOC110664116 gene encoding uncharacterized protein LOC110664116: MENKFRNLGFASNYPSNAFKILGKSMQIEGAVAEYSADTVLRLDSPGSSLTYMSPSKGIKRKWNLIDRSMGQRVGSSLSLGLGRSSSSSESKGSSATACTTMSSAKETDEESSMDLELDFSFHLGNEKMSSPKKCASSNLKELELLPKIDLELSLSTGPSESDITSVYPYPNSTPLEFGMEMPLTVGGASNVDEGSTSCSWKTGITLLMSENKEANFFLNQVQRTCDPTPIVPDLSSSVITVPKSSVTCTSGITQQQQPHQRSSSSKLCQVEGCGKGARGASGHCISHGGGRRCQKPGCHKGAEGRTVFCKAHGGGRRCEFLGCTKSAEGRTDFCIAHGGGRRCSHEGCTRAARGKSGLCIRHGGGKRCQKENCTKSAEGLSGLCISHGGGRRCQATGCTKGAQGCTMFCKAHGGGKRCTAPGCTKGAEGSTPFCKGHGGGKRCAFQGGGVCTKSVHGGTNFCVAHGGGKRCAVPECTKSARGRTDFCVRHGGGKRCKFEGCGKSAQGSTDFCKAHGGGKRCSWGHPGSEYGVQPTGPCNSFARGKTGLCALHSGLVQDKRVHGGVTLGPIIQDPKVSQPEKMKEAVIAEDMNVDTVKMGTNIVALASKTTSDMKTFGVPNAHTPVGEPGLPTVSVFVPEGRVHGGSLMAMLAGGSGIGSSSSQVVAGDSSEPRKPYMMSRSWI, from the coding sequence ATGGAGAACAAGTTTCGGAACTTGGGCTTTGCTTCTAATTATCCCTCAAATGCATTCAAGATTTTGGGTAAGTCAATGCAAATTGAAGGAGCTGTGGCTGAATATAGTGCAGATACTGTCTTACGTCTTGATTCCCCTGGTTCTTCACTAACGTACATGTCTCCATCAAAGGGAATTAAACGGAAATGGAATTTGATAGACAGATCCATGGGTCAACGTGTTGGCTCCTCATTGTCTCTTGGGCTAGGCCGCTCATCAAGTTCCTCAGAAAGCAAGGGGAGTTCAGCAACTGCTTGCACTACAATGTCTTCAGCCAAAGAAACTGATGAGGAGTCATCAATGGATCTTGAATTGGACTTTTCCTTCCATCTGGGCAATGAAAAGATGTCCAGCCCAAAGAAATGTGCTAGTTCAAATCTTAAAGAACTAGAATTGCTGCCCAAGATTGATCTGGAGTTGAGTCTTTCTACTGGGCCATCCGAATCTGACATTACTAGTGTCTATCCATACCCCAACTCCACTCCACTTGAATTTGGCATGGAGATGCCACTTACTGTTGGTGGGGCATCAAATGTAGATGAAGGATCAACATCCTGTAGTTGGAAAACAGGGATTACATTGCTCATGTCAGAGAACAAAGAGGCTAACTTTTTTTTAAACCAGGTTCAAAGAACTTGTGATCCTACTCCCATTGTTCCAGACCTCTCATCAAGTGTGATAACAGTGCCAAAAAGTTCAGTCACCTGTACTTCTGGGATAACACAGCAGCAACAGCCACATCAACGCAGCTCTAGTTCCAAGTTGTGTCAGGTTGAGGGATGTGGAAAGGGAGCCAGAGGTGCTTCTGGCCATTGTATTTCCCATGGTGGTGGCCGAAGATGTCAGAAACCAGGCTGCCACAAGGGAGCTGAGGGCCGGACTGTGTTCTGCAAGGCCCATGGGGGTGGCCGGAGATGTGAATTTCTTGGTTGCACAAAAAGCGCAGAAGGTCGCACAGACTTTTGTATTGCCCATGGTGGTGGTCGAAGATGCAGTCATGAGGGTTGTACTCGGGCTGCAAGAGGAAAATCAGGATTGTGCATTCGGCATGGTGGTGGGAAGAGATGTCAGAAAGAAAATTGCACAAAAAGTGCTGAAGGCCTATCAGGCCTGTGCATTTCACATGGAGGTGGTCGTCGATGCCAAGCCACAGGATGCACAAAAGGAGCACAAGGGTGCACAATGTTCTGCAAAGCGCATGGTGGTGGAAAACGCTGCACAGCTCCAGGATGCACCAAGGGTGCTGAAGGGAGCACACCTTTTTGTAAGGGCCATGGAGGCGGGAAAAGGTGTGCCTTCCAAGGTGGTGGGGTTTGTACTAAGAGTGTCCATGGAGGGACCAACTTCTGTGTTGCACATGGGGGTGGCAAGAGATGTGCTGTACCCGAGTGCACAAAGAGTGCAAGAGGAAGAACAGATTTTTGTGTTCGTCATGGTGGTGGGAAAAGATGCAAGTTTGAAGGATGTGGCAAGAGCGCCCAGGGCAGCACAGATTTCTGCAAGGCACATGGTGGAGGGAAGAGATGTTCCTGGGGCCATCCTGGGTCAGAATATGGTGTCCAGCCTACTGGTCCGTGTAACTCATTTGCAAGGGGTAAGACTGGTCTCTGTGCACTTCATAGTGGTCTGGTGCAGGATAAGAGGGTTCATGGTGGTGTCACTTTGGGACCCATCATTCAGGACCCCAAAGTTAGCCAGCCAGAAAAGATGAAAGAAGCTGTCATTGCGGAGGACATGAATGTGGATACTGTGAAGATGGGAACTAACATTGTGGCTTTGGCAAGCAAAACTACTTCAGACATGAAAACTTTTGGGGTCCCAAATGCCCATACCCCTGTTGGGGAACCAGGGTTGCCAACGGTGTCAGTCTTTGTACCAGAAGGCAGGGTGCATGGTGGAAGTTTGATGGCAATGCTGGCTGGTGGTTCAGGCATTGGCTCAAGCAGCAGCCAAGTTGTAGCTGGTGATTCATCTGAGCCCAGGAAACCTTACATGATGTCTCGGAGCTGGATATAG